From Methanomassiliicoccales archaeon LGM-RCC1, one genomic window encodes:
- a CDS encoding ABC transporter ATP-binding protein → MTDMLKIVDLHVEAGGRKILKGVNLTVKEGETSVLFGPNGSGKSTLLASIMGYSTVTVTQGEIIFKGKNITELPVDERAKLGIGMMMQRPPNIYGVKLGDLLKATADNPEKAISEADRFRMEKFMEREVNVGFSGGEIKRSELLQLTAQSPGLLLLDEPESGVDLESIDLIGQKVHDLLEEGKDSNGRHVSSLVITHTGQIMDYIGAKYGYVMRDGVIDRVGDPMELLKEIRAHGYGE, encoded by the coding sequence ATGACAGACATGCTGAAGATCGTCGACCTCCATGTGGAAGCAGGCGGAAGGAAGATCCTCAAAGGCGTTAACCTCACAGTCAAAGAGGGTGAGACCAGCGTTCTCTTCGGTCCCAACGGATCAGGGAAATCCACCCTTCTGGCCAGCATTATGGGCTACAGCACGGTGACGGTCACGCAGGGAGAGATCATCTTCAAAGGGAAGAACATCACAGAGCTCCCGGTCGACGAGCGCGCCAAGCTCGGCATAGGCATGATGATGCAGAGACCTCCGAACATCTACGGGGTCAAGCTCGGCGACCTTCTCAAGGCCACAGCTGACAATCCCGAGAAAGCCATCTCCGAAGCTGACAGGTTCAGGATGGAGAAGTTCATGGAGAGAGAGGTCAACGTAGGATTCTCCGGAGGAGAGATCAAGAGATCAGAGCTCCTCCAGCTCACAGCGCAGAGCCCAGGGCTCCTGCTCCTGGACGAACCGGAATCCGGAGTCGACCTAGAATCCATAGACCTGATCGGACAGAAGGTCCACGACCTGCTGGAAGAGGGAAAGGATTCAAACGGAAGACACGTCTCATCATTGGTCATAACACACACCGGACAGATCATGGACTACATAGGTGCGAAGTACGGCTACGTCATGAGGGACGGAGTTATCGACCGCGTTGGAGACCCGATGGAGCTCCTGAAGGAGATCAGGGCCCACGGATACGGAGAGTGA
- a CDS encoding ABC transporter ATP-binding protein has protein sequence MSEIIEIENLTKRFGEKTAVDGISFTVHEGELFGFLGPNGAGKTTTVRCVSTLTNLTSGKVLVNGVDVMKDPVKAKQYMGVIQQQVSLDKDLSIRENMISHAMYHGMGKQERNERINELTEYFGLEEYLDKPVDSLSGGWKKRAAIVCAMLHQPKVLFLDEPTSGLDINARRLLWDVVKRLNQTGTTIVLTTHYIEEAQALCDRVGIIDRGKIIALDAPSKLIEDTGKLAVENLVNGKTEYRYFKTMAEAQQYVSDNKLEDATIRKTNLEDVFVELTGKSVGDQK, from the coding sequence ATGTCAGAGATTATCGAGATAGAAAACCTCACCAAGAGATTCGGTGAGAAGACAGCCGTGGACGGCATATCCTTCACGGTCCACGAGGGGGAGCTCTTCGGATTCCTCGGCCCCAACGGTGCTGGTAAGACCACCACCGTTAGGTGTGTCTCCACTCTTACCAACCTCACATCGGGGAAGGTCCTGGTGAACGGCGTGGATGTCATGAAGGATCCGGTCAAGGCGAAGCAGTATATGGGAGTCATCCAGCAACAGGTCTCCCTGGACAAGGACCTGAGTATCCGCGAGAACATGATCTCCCATGCGATGTACCATGGAATGGGCAAGCAGGAGAGGAACGAAAGGATCAATGAGCTGACTGAGTACTTCGGACTCGAAGAATACCTCGACAAACCCGTCGATTCGCTCTCCGGAGGATGGAAGAAAAGGGCCGCCATCGTCTGCGCGATGCTCCACCAGCCGAAGGTGCTCTTCCTGGATGAACCCACATCAGGACTTGACATCAACGCCAGGCGCCTGCTTTGGGATGTGGTGAAGAGGCTCAACCAGACCGGCACGACCATCGTACTCACAACCCACTATATCGAGGAGGCCCAGGCACTCTGCGACCGTGTGGGAATCATAGACCGCGGAAAGATCATCGCCCTGGATGCCCCAAGCAAACTGATTGAGGACACAGGGAAACTGGCCGTCGAGAATCTGGTCAACGGGAAGACCGAGTACAGGTACTTCAAGACGATGGCCGAGGCACAGCAATACGTGTCCGACAACAAACTGGAGGATGCGACGATAAGGAAAACGAACCTGGAGGACGTCTTCGTGGAATTGACCGGTAAATCGGTAGGTGATCAGAAATGA
- a CDS encoding 4Fe-4S binding protein: MAKTIKIDESKCNGCGLCVEACHEGALALVDGKAKLVRPNFCDGMGDCLPACPQDAISFVEDAPKQTIPVSPGLGNLPMMSSPNMMSVPGVQWPIQLALVSPMADFLKGTLIVAADCTAFKVENFQKKFVNDDPMVIGCTKLDDRARFDKLVEIFRNRPIEKVMVIRMEVPCCSAMTRTVKAAVEMSGKDIPVSETVISRSGEVIS; the protein is encoded by the coding sequence ATGGCCAAGACGATAAAGATAGATGAATCCAAATGTAATGGATGCGGGCTTTGCGTGGAAGCGTGCCACGAGGGTGCTCTAGCTCTCGTCGATGGCAAAGCGAAACTTGTGAGACCTAACTTCTGCGACGGCATGGGTGACTGCCTGCCGGCCTGCCCTCAGGATGCGATATCCTTCGTCGAGGATGCTCCGAAGCAGACGATCCCTGTATCGCCCGGTTTAGGAAACTTGCCTATGATGAGCTCACCCAACATGATGTCCGTACCCGGTGTCCAATGGCCCATACAGCTCGCACTTGTTTCCCCGATGGCCGATTTCCTTAAGGGCACCCTTATAGTAGCTGCTGACTGCACTGCGTTCAAGGTCGAGAACTTCCAGAAGAAGTTCGTCAATGACGACCCCATGGTCATAGGATGCACGAAGCTGGATGACAGGGCAAGATTCGACAAGCTTGTGGAGATATTCCGTAACAGACCGATCGAAAAGGTCATGGTCATCAGGATGGAGGTCCCCTGCTGCAGCGCCATGACCAGGACCGTGAAGGCTGCCGTTGAGATGTCCGGAAAGGACATCCCCGTGTCTGAGACGGTCATCTCCAGATCGGGAGAGGTCATCAGCTGA
- a CDS encoding ABC transporter ATP-binding protein, with protein MAGHQQEMGVETVKLTVEGLSQGYQGKVIIHDIDMEANSGEVVTVLGPNGAGKSTMIKTICNVLSPMAGRVCIDGRDITDIDKREYAKIIGYVPQTAVFFGSATVYDNVLIGRRPYVQWSYSSEDIAMAANAMIRMKIDDLYDRPIHRLSGGQRQRVTLARALAQAPSFYVFDEPTSALDLRNQLDTLKVMRQVINETNACMIIAMHDLNLAYRYSDKVLVLKDGSVYDSGEIEKVITPKMIKDVYGVDSEIVEGSKGKFIHSYDSDLDDL; from the coding sequence ATGGCTGGTCACCAACAGGAAATGGGGGTCGAGACTGTGAAGCTGACCGTGGAAGGGCTGTCGCAGGGATACCAGGGCAAGGTGATCATCCATGACATCGACATGGAGGCCAACTCGGGAGAGGTGGTGACGGTCCTCGGACCGAACGGTGCCGGCAAGTCCACCATGATCAAGACGATATGCAACGTCCTGTCCCCGATGGCCGGAAGGGTATGCATCGACGGCAGGGACATCACCGACATCGATAAGAGGGAGTATGCCAAGATCATCGGCTATGTCCCCCAGACGGCGGTGTTCTTCGGCAGCGCCACCGTTTATGACAATGTCCTCATAGGCCGCAGGCCGTACGTGCAGTGGTCATATTCCTCAGAGGATATCGCCATGGCCGCCAACGCCATGATCCGCATGAAGATCGATGACCTGTACGACAGGCCCATCCACAGACTATCCGGAGGACAGCGTCAGAGGGTCACGCTCGCTCGTGCTCTCGCCCAGGCACCGTCGTTCTATGTGTTCGATGAGCCCACCAGCGCCCTAGACCTCAGGAACCAGCTGGACACGCTCAAGGTCATGCGTCAGGTGATCAACGAGACCAACGCATGCATGATAATCGCCATGCACGACCTCAACCTGGCCTACAGGTACTCTGACAAGGTCCTGGTCCTCAAGGACGGATCGGTATACGACTCTGGCGAGATCGAGAAGGTCATCACGCCCAAGATGATCAAGGACGTCTACGGTGTGGATTCGGAGATCGTCGAGGGATCCAAGGGTAAGTTCATCCATTCCTACGATTCGGACCTGGACGATCTCTGA
- a CDS encoding SufD family Fe-S cluster assembly protein, whose protein sequence is MPESQTVKEALNKKAAYGKDLDLEHYDVEANEQVVVDDLKTSDYKRYMENVGIVADEIARSGTLMFIDNKPSHCSPKVQEGLEISTVKEALEKYDGLRDHYWKAMDPTKDKYTATTYLEDGDGYFVRVKSGYHIKYPLQTCMLLNTNRATQHVHNIVIVEDNASLEMITGCSTAHHADDSLHVGVSEIYIGDNADLTFSMIHSWGKTTGVRPRTNTIVGKNSHYTNNYVILNPVGSLQSFPVATLGDNSSATYNTMCIAHESSDIDTGGMVYLNGRKSRAEIMSRSISMGGRMCARGRMVGNAPEAKGHLECRSIILKDGGTTLAIPELEAHVADVEMTHEAAVGKVARDQIEYLMSRGLSEDEAVSMIVKGFLSGGSINGLPPELQKELDEAIAAANVGD, encoded by the coding sequence ATGCCAGAGAGTCAGACAGTGAAGGAAGCGCTCAACAAGAAGGCAGCGTACGGAAAGGATCTGGATTTGGAGCACTACGATGTCGAGGCCAATGAACAGGTTGTGGTCGATGACCTGAAGACGTCGGATTACAAGAGGTACATGGAGAATGTCGGAATCGTCGCTGACGAGATCGCACGCTCCGGAACACTGATGTTCATCGACAACAAGCCCAGCCACTGCTCTCCGAAGGTCCAGGAAGGACTTGAAATATCAACGGTCAAGGAGGCTCTGGAAAAGTACGACGGCCTCAGGGACCACTACTGGAAAGCCATGGACCCTACCAAGGACAAGTACACGGCCACGACCTATCTCGAAGACGGTGACGGATACTTCGTCAGGGTGAAGTCCGGATACCACATCAAGTATCCTCTGCAGACCTGCATGCTCCTCAACACCAACAGGGCCACACAGCACGTCCACAACATCGTCATCGTCGAGGACAATGCATCCCTGGAGATGATCACCGGATGCTCCACCGCCCACCATGCGGACGATTCACTTCACGTCGGTGTTTCCGAGATATACATCGGGGACAACGCCGATCTCACATTCAGCATGATCCACAGCTGGGGAAAGACCACCGGTGTACGTCCGAGGACCAACACCATAGTCGGGAAGAACTCGCACTACACAAACAACTACGTCATCCTCAACCCCGTGGGATCGCTCCAGAGCTTCCCTGTGGCAACACTGGGAGATAACTCGTCCGCGACATACAACACGATGTGCATCGCACATGAGAGCTCGGACATCGATACCGGCGGAATGGTCTACCTCAACGGAAGGAAGTCCAGGGCCGAGATCATGAGCAGATCCATCTCCATGGGCGGAAGGATGTGCGCCCGCGGACGCATGGTCGGAAACGCTCCAGAGGCCAAGGGACATCTGGAATGCAGGAGCATCATCCTCAAAGACGGCGGAACAACTCTGGCCATCCCGGAGCTCGAGGCACACGTCGCAGATGTCGAGATGACTCACGAAGCTGCTGTAGGTAAGGTTGCAAGGGACCAGATCGAGTACCTGATGTCCAGAGGGCTCAGCGAGGATGAGGCCGTCAGCATGATCGTCAAAGGATTCCTCTCAGGAGGATCGATCAACGGTCTTCCCCCAGAGCTCCAGAAGGAGCTCGACGAAGCCATCGCTGCAGCTAACGTCGGCGACTAA
- a CDS encoding AAA family ATPase encodes MYQLALYGKGGIGKSTMAANISVALAKKGSKVMQVGCDPKHDSTRLLLGGKAQPTVLEYVRNTPIGKRDLNDLIMEGTEGVLCTEAGGPEPGIGCAGRGILTTFDTLKKLGADSLDVDMKIYDVLGDVVCGGFAVPLRGEYADGIILVTSGEFMAMYAANNIMKGLANFDTGSPRLIGILLNSRGVDGEEELVKRFAAATGTEVIAVMPRDNLFAEAEGQGHTVREIFPESEISKSIDLVAQRIIDVSEGKVSCVYPHPLNDDQLSDLAAGREIRPGEPGTIRDPCGGCTRCKRSIRDSRIMMSCAAYGALAAYMKLSDYAVVLHGPESCLYFMDTSRSKAILELYGRDVFKTDPTHHLRCTMMDDAVSIFGGVKYLEKALNDTIAEGHRKIAVVTTCMPGIIGDDCISVIDRMMKENPSVEIQYVPADGDIAGEYTDGFMMAVSNILQSVDLDVKPEKGLVNIIATSFYDVQTKRNREDLEEMLGRFGLRINCNLLDETTSEKVVGFCRASFDMLLNDTANNRELYELVRERTGRDLFPIPLPVGLYDYEDWMSRLGDQLDMVDTAKSEIERVQAIYDVFVEEHRPRFDGKKIIILNKLSFNVDWLIDLLIDLGADLVKVAVQVSGRKKKAELVSRHLDIITQDYDSEKMKEDLKVLRPDLIISDIARPDDGIRFARVGKIGIGLRPVLDYVQYLENIMRLPVMEGWKRGEMR; translated from the coding sequence ATGTATCAGCTAGCACTTTACGGAAAGGGAGGTATTGGCAAATCCACCATGGCAGCCAACATTTCCGTCGCTCTCGCCAAGAAAGGAAGTAAGGTCATGCAGGTCGGATGCGATCCGAAACATGATTCCACCAGATTGCTCTTAGGCGGAAAGGCGCAGCCTACGGTGCTTGAGTATGTAAGGAACACACCAATCGGGAAGAGAGATCTGAACGATCTCATAATGGAAGGCACCGAGGGTGTATTATGCACCGAGGCTGGGGGACCGGAACCTGGAATAGGGTGTGCAGGGCGCGGAATCCTCACAACATTCGACACTCTGAAAAAGCTCGGCGCTGACTCCTTGGACGTGGATATGAAGATCTATGACGTCCTGGGGGATGTTGTCTGCGGAGGTTTCGCAGTTCCGCTGAGAGGCGAATATGCGGATGGTATAATCCTGGTAACATCCGGGGAATTCATGGCGATGTACGCCGCGAACAACATCATGAAAGGGCTGGCCAATTTTGACACGGGCTCCCCGCGCCTGATAGGTATCCTACTGAACTCCAGAGGGGTCGATGGGGAGGAAGAGCTCGTCAAGAGGTTCGCAGCCGCCACCGGTACGGAGGTCATCGCCGTCATGCCTCGTGACAACCTGTTCGCAGAGGCCGAGGGACAGGGCCACACAGTCAGGGAGATATTCCCCGAATCGGAGATCTCCAAATCGATAGATCTGGTTGCCCAGCGTATCATCGATGTTTCCGAGGGAAAGGTATCCTGCGTCTACCCGCATCCTCTCAACGATGACCAGTTATCGGATCTCGCGGCCGGAAGGGAGATACGCCCAGGAGAGCCCGGGACGATTCGAGATCCCTGCGGCGGATGCACACGGTGCAAGAGATCCATCAGGGACTCACGCATCATGATGTCGTGCGCCGCATACGGTGCGCTGGCAGCATACATGAAGTTAAGCGATTACGCAGTGGTGCTCCACGGTCCGGAGAGCTGTCTGTATTTCATGGACACGTCCCGCAGCAAGGCCATCCTGGAGCTATATGGTAGGGATGTTTTCAAGACGGATCCCACACATCATCTGAGGTGCACCATGATGGATGATGCCGTATCGATTTTTGGCGGAGTCAAGTATCTGGAGAAGGCTCTCAATGACACAATTGCCGAGGGTCACAGGAAGATAGCTGTGGTCACCACATGCATGCCCGGAATCATCGGTGATGACTGCATAAGTGTCATCGACAGGATGATGAAAGAGAATCCGAGTGTCGAAATCCAGTATGTCCCCGCGGACGGAGACATCGCTGGGGAGTACACCGATGGTTTCATGATGGCGGTATCGAACATACTCCAGTCCGTAGACCTCGATGTCAAGCCGGAGAAGGGATTGGTTAACATCATCGCCACATCGTTCTACGATGTCCAGACCAAGAGGAACAGGGAGGATCTGGAAGAGATGCTGGGCAGGTTCGGATTGAGGATCAACTGCAATCTATTGGACGAGACGACTTCCGAAAAGGTCGTTGGATTCTGCAGGGCTTCTTTCGACATGCTTCTTAACGATACCGCGAACAATAGGGAGCTGTACGAACTGGTCCGTGAGAGGACCGGAAGGGACCTGTTCCCTATTCCTCTGCCCGTCGGGCTTTACGATTACGAGGATTGGATGTCCCGCCTAGGCGATCAATTAGATATGGTGGATACTGCCAAGTCCGAGATTGAGAGGGTGCAGGCGATCTACGATGTGTTCGTGGAGGAGCACCGCCCTCGTTTCGACGGCAAGAAGATCATAATCCTCAACAAGCTGTCATTCAATGTCGATTGGCTGATCGACCTGCTCATTGATCTGGGAGCTGACCTGGTGAAGGTAGCTGTCCAGGTTTCCGGAAGGAAGAAGAAGGCCGAACTGGTGTCCAGGCATCTGGACATCATAACGCAGGATTATGATTCTGAGAAGATGAAGGAGGACCTGAAGGTCCTGAGGCCCGACCTGATAATATCGGACATCGCCAGACCTGATGACGGCATACGCTTTGCCAGGGTCGGAAAGATAGGTATCGGGCTCAGGCCGGTCCTGGACTATGTTCAGTATCTTGAGAACATAATGCGCCTTCCAGTCATGGAGGGATGGAAGAGGGGTGAGATGAGATGA
- a CDS encoding ABC transporter permease translates to MSENVNGYKRYNGFFHQVYHIAWSDLMFLKHNVANIVIMTIMSPLLYLIAFGYGLRTGETDIGASYVAFVIPGIMALSSLSSSFASTSTRLNVQRLYYKSFDEMMMCPVSLSAIVFGKSVLGLIRGMIGCFLMYALGLFLAPELQLTPLAIVSVILSCEVFSLLGVAGALLAKSHQSMATFNSLIILPMTFLCGTFFSVSSLDTVFQVILYCLPLTHSSLCIRAACLPEYLPDFPWISLIVIFAFGVALFILNYYLLKTRKF, encoded by the coding sequence ATGAGCGAGAACGTCAACGGATACAAAAGGTACAACGGGTTCTTCCACCAGGTCTACCACATAGCATGGTCCGACCTGATGTTCCTGAAGCACAACGTCGCGAACATAGTCATCATGACCATCATGAGCCCGCTGCTCTACCTGATAGCTTTCGGTTACGGACTCAGGACCGGAGAAACGGACATAGGCGCATCCTACGTCGCTTTCGTCATCCCCGGAATCATGGCACTCTCGTCGCTATCGTCCTCGTTCGCCTCCACATCCACGAGGCTGAACGTCCAGAGGTTGTATTACAAGAGCTTCGATGAGATGATGATGTGCCCTGTGAGCCTTTCCGCCATAGTGTTCGGAAAGAGCGTACTGGGCCTGATCAGGGGAATGATCGGATGCTTCCTGATGTACGCGCTGGGCCTGTTCCTGGCGCCCGAACTCCAGCTCACTCCGCTCGCAATCGTTTCTGTGATTCTGAGCTGCGAGGTGTTCTCTCTGCTTGGAGTCGCCGGAGCGTTGCTGGCCAAGTCACATCAGTCCATGGCGACCTTCAACAGCCTGATCATCCTTCCGATGACCTTCCTGTGCGGTACCTTCTTCTCGGTATCGTCGCTGGACACCGTCTTCCAGGTTATTCTGTACTGCCTGCCTCTGACCCACAGCAGCCTTTGCATAAGGGCTGCGTGTCTGCCAGAGTACCTTCCAGACTTCCCATGGATATCGCTGATCGTGATATTCGCGTTCGGGGTGGCGCTGTTCATATTGAACTATTACCTGCTGAAGACCAGGAAGTTCTGA
- a CDS encoding ABC transporter ATP-binding protein, giving the protein MELRFNGMGFSYSSVPVLENVCLDLSQPQFISIIGPNGVGKSTLIHCINKILSPTVGTVVLDDKEISEYNQKEIAQHVGYVPYTSSDTFPLSVVDTVLLGRHPHAGWKTTDEDLEIVYKTLKQLEIEDLAMRNFNELSAGQHQKVMLARGLVQRPDVLLLDEPTSNLDIKHQLGISKLLKHLSREESIMVIMISHDLNIASKYSDNVIMMHHGGIYAVGTPQEVLTCENIKEVYGVDCTIIDDEGTPHLIMHDDGSLEAPLCQDAVCRITTS; this is encoded by the coding sequence ATGGAATTGAGGTTCAACGGAATGGGTTTTTCGTACTCCAGCGTTCCTGTGCTGGAAAATGTGTGCCTTGACCTTAGTCAGCCACAGTTCATCTCAATCATCGGCCCGAACGGGGTCGGTAAATCCACCCTCATCCATTGCATCAACAAGATCCTCTCACCGACCGTCGGTACCGTTGTTCTTGATGACAAGGAGATCTCGGAATACAACCAGAAGGAGATCGCCCAGCACGTGGGTTATGTTCCTTACACATCTTCGGATACATTCCCTCTCAGCGTCGTGGATACAGTTCTGCTGGGAAGGCATCCTCATGCAGGATGGAAAACCACCGACGAGGATCTTGAGATCGTATACAAGACACTCAAACAGCTGGAGATCGAAGACCTCGCTATGCGTAATTTCAACGAGCTTTCGGCCGGACAGCACCAGAAGGTGATGCTCGCCCGTGGACTGGTCCAAAGACCCGACGTTCTCCTGCTCGATGAACCGACATCCAATCTCGATATCAAGCATCAGCTGGGAATCTCTAAGCTGTTAAAGCATCTGTCAAGAGAAGAGAGCATCATGGTCATTATGATCAGTCACGATCTCAACATCGCCTCGAAATATTCTGACAACGTCATAATGATGCATCACGGAGGCATCTATGCGGTGGGAACACCGCAGGAAGTTCTGACCTGTGAGAACATCAAGGAAGTGTACGGTGTGGACTGTACGATCATAGATGACGAGGGCACCCCTCATCTGATAATGCATGACGACGGTTCACTGGAAGCACCTCTGTGTCAGGATGCGGTCTGTAGGATAACGACCAGTTGA
- a CDS encoding VOC family protein, translating into MPLGDPHGANFEYTVEGLPESIHVCTIPAKDISRAVGFYVDILSMELLSKDDDQAFLVRGNCRIILKRSDATGIDTGLYFGVDSPYNTRRRLIDEGVVFVQEPKRGPFGTFCSIKDDDANIIHLIETGAEFKN; encoded by the coding sequence ATGCCTTTAGGGGATCCGCACGGAGCTAATTTCGAGTACACGGTGGAAGGTCTGCCGGAATCGATCCACGTATGCACGATACCGGCGAAGGACATCTCAAGGGCCGTGGGTTTCTATGTAGACATACTTTCTATGGAGTTGCTCTCGAAAGATGATGATCAGGCGTTCCTTGTCAGAGGCAACTGCAGGATCATTCTCAAGAGGTCCGATGCAACCGGCATCGATACCGGCCTGTACTTCGGAGTCGATTCTCCATACAACACCCGCAGGCGTTTGATAGACGAAGGTGTGGTGTTCGTGCAGGAACCCAAACGCGGACCGTTCGGCACATTCTGTTCGATAAAGGATGACGACGCCAACATCATCCATCTCATCGAGACGGGTGCTGAATTCAAGAATTGA
- a CDS encoding flavodoxin family protein, which yields MKVIAINGSPRPIGNTSNILNEVQDMFGREGIEMEVIHIYEYQLVNCNVCLTCEIRGDGRCMDEDDGFNGILNKMRAADGILMASPTYAGACPSVLQTFMERAALVFEKGDLGLKGKVGGAFSVCAHDGGSLVYNQMVDFMLRNGMVVCGSNPLPIVHALNSPQYEDDKQGMKGVCALVEGMTDLILRLNGYR from the coding sequence ATGAAAGTCATCGCCATCAACGGAAGTCCGCGCCCTATCGGCAACACCAGCAACATCCTCAATGAGGTGCAGGATATGTTCGGCAGGGAAGGCATCGAGATGGAGGTAATCCACATCTACGAGTATCAACTCGTGAACTGCAACGTTTGTCTCACCTGTGAAATACGCGGCGATGGCAGGTGCATGGATGAGGACGATGGCTTCAACGGGATCCTCAATAAAATGAGGGCAGCAGATGGTATCCTGATGGCATCCCCCACCTACGCGGGAGCCTGTCCAAGCGTCCTTCAGACTTTCATGGAGAGGGCGGCATTGGTATTCGAGAAGGGAGATCTGGGTCTCAAAGGAAAAGTGGGTGGTGCTTTCTCAGTCTGCGCCCATGACGGAGGATCCTTGGTTTACAATCAGATGGTGGATTTCATGCTCCGCAACGGCATGGTCGTCTGTGGTTCGAATCCTCTGCCGATAGTCCATGCCTTGAATTCTCCTCAGTATGAGGATGACAAGCAGGGGATGAAGGGGGTCTGCGCCCTGGTAGAGGGCATGACCGACCTCATCCTGCGTTTGAACGGTTACCGCTGA
- a CDS encoding iron ABC transporter permease codes for MAEDKKVELSRIIRNKIDADTFEGKYDASIRKKILFLLALIAASIVTFIAAICLGSVDIPLGDLFCVFFHPLLPDLVPEPSQDYYYSFVYDGRMPRAILVILTGVSLGAAGMMMQAVLRNPLVSPFTLGVSTAASFGAAIAILLGDAVFGLTFMGTNFHLLGTSFTYGSLLRVLFAFLTALASIALVIMMSRRGSSSRSLLILSGVVVSYLFQAGIMSTKYFSDDDQLREITLWIMGTMANGSWGIDLIIFPVIVVCLIYLFKQSMDLNALSAGDEVASSLGVDVEKLRKKGLIVCTLMSAVCLAFTGVIGFIGLMAPHICRIIIGNDARYLMPASALMGVVVLSLSDLFCRLIIRPGELPVGIFLYLIGGAFFIWLVTNRKWGSRL; via the coding sequence ATGGCTGAGGATAAGAAGGTCGAACTCTCCCGCATAATCCGCAACAAGATAGATGCGGATACCTTCGAGGGGAAGTACGATGCATCGATCCGTAAGAAGATCCTGTTCCTTTTAGCTCTGATCGCGGCATCCATCGTCACGTTCATAGCGGCCATATGCCTCGGTTCCGTGGACATCCCTCTGGGAGACCTGTTCTGCGTTTTCTTCCATCCGCTACTGCCCGATCTCGTGCCCGAGCCGTCGCAGGATTACTACTATTCATTCGTCTATGACGGAAGGATGCCAAGGGCCATACTGGTCATTCTGACCGGAGTCAGCCTGGGTGCCGCAGGAATGATGATGCAGGCGGTCCTGCGCAATCCGCTGGTCAGCCCGTTCACCCTCGGGGTATCCACAGCGGCATCGTTCGGAGCGGCCATCGCTATATTGCTGGGGGACGCCGTGTTCGGCCTCACTTTCATGGGCACCAACTTCCACCTGCTGGGCACATCCTTCACATACGGAAGCCTGCTCAGGGTGCTGTTCGCGTTCCTGACGGCTTTGGCCAGCATAGCACTGGTCATAATGATGTCCAGGAGAGGATCGTCATCCAGGTCGCTCCTGATCCTTTCGGGAGTCGTGGTGAGCTACCTGTTCCAGGCCGGAATCATGTCCACCAAATACTTCTCGGATGACGATCAGCTGAGGGAGATTACACTTTGGATTATGGGGACCATGGCCAACGGTTCGTGGGGAATCGACCTCATCATATTCCCTGTGATCGTGGTGTGCCTGATCTATCTGTTCAAGCAGTCAATGGATCTCAACGCATTGTCAGCAGGCGACGAGGTCGCAAGCTCCCTGGGAGTGGACGTGGAGAAGCTCAGGAAGAAGGGGTTGATTGTATGTACGCTGATGTCAGCCGTATGCCTAGCATTCACCGGAGTCATCGGATTCATAGGTCTGATGGCACCGCACATCTGCAGGATAATAATAGGCAATGACGCGAGGTACCTGATGCCCGCATCCGCTCTGATGGGGGTGGTCGTGCTCTCGTTGTCCGACCTGTTCTGCAGGCTCATAATCCGTCCGGGCGAGCTGCCGGTCGGCATCTTCCTCTACCTCATCGGAGGAGCATTCTTCATATGGCTGGTCACCAACAGGAAATGGGGGTCGAGACTGTGA